Proteins encoded within one genomic window of Calonectris borealis chromosome 1, bCalBor7.hap1.2, whole genome shotgun sequence:
- the RESF1 gene encoding retroelement silencing factor 1 isoform X1 codes for MDWNVRPLQNADAKKNLQNEEACYTQLFSNAHAFPQTNACSSKNACTYAGNNQIVYLPTSNVAFPPVNTEGFKTSDQALPGASVAGNDIFISKYLVDQLPLSCVPTAPKPPNQTSRLQAEMTQTSWPNSNAYMYSLRKLPPLSPQMNAGNNVRNVLREPQYVTTNGYTVQPQIPQRNSVRTTMLYQSNINSQNNSVSLGTSGQHVQNQIYHPNTQFKVLHSLNQNSAANIQLLQYRPSQMGSEVPSGCSAPSLLPANCDSRAVAQSSIGVPQAVQNVPNGYTLSQQRPPSDPKSASGFNSVQQHCQKQQSGEVSQSVRNACNSSGNVTANQPFNEMPSPGISKELYDVVQEMETLSSVAASKPLSDPASVQENQISSLVNGPVNSQISSAAADGRTITKDRLAWEAQRLFAIKKKCVLLEKMHHYRRKLLAASEQKSTPPLPPSYQDTANRFPWVPNQNVPPSPSETARTESPILHSSPEERNDKNIANAGNRGLEVTQSNPQVEQGSLSSSSAPIPSQSKLPAQLNNPESTPISERRDAYALGSSQKTVTSLNNASCFSQVNSSIKIASKNVPATPKNSSFLQFVLSSTNILKEKTAGATADKILTSLLCSEKSLVDTSVSDGILLKDTSEKNVESLKGEQAFMVQTNSPVSETTKSGEAKFQSDAAQKKMPFTENTSFKQSNNSYSVEELTACLGLWRKHPSESVSVQNSQSNESPTANQISPYSQNTKNREQNNVLVSTDEAILPITTASVGQKLDTLSCNLIKSFELQVAVVSPLVLSEQRTQSEQAGKCPTSAGKTYPVIDSGSAHSLQEGGKNGLSVVNTDKGTIETVQSSPSDCVLVQKVDSHLQQTTLADGNRIVKNSVSANDPYDENQRKVSQSAQDARENLQLGLQNKPSLPELGINFSSQIFQEGVRDHKDKQAVLETGDTSTAVLEEQMFCISSVCSLVEGDTFYNPQIASIFRSVPETHALNGTSSEGNVSDPRQKEQQLDLCKSELSNNTPQNESLLQKMLEESSSCMSKAGKILDGTTTSHLEKESSGNPLKTVSTSERKMSFNASFKHPENDLEILASINQELAQNSLDFSISVTAETNAFTVPRDNSKQNCMPSKNSTEKEMNLFGAEPIKCLNNQLSELVKEFPYGIEGADMLTKEPAQNNSAAEWMENQPQKETQICDKNSHLKDRVDQMKIAVLSSDQMQELFPEHNQCSSSDRKRIASQQSEKASAEKENLEGGIQPSQSLCEKKKTPQKTSNPRKRKKKDCSLMGWLSVACKMPQCTCNFGTSGSEKNDDQLSKAENTSSAERQENNSKSDAVMKNKCAAGNLPISEKVPNNVSKNKEDICKYTSVMNKKGRLKENNEYKPLTTQQEKIEPLNSSENQDVDKSKRSSWKEELQIDRGTPLLGKEFHSDKKEHQKVSEELSEKAGHTDADSMTKSSKKRERVFKMESLSKGKTKTGLAIKSKTDVHKFTKSETIEIKHAEVNQGQKIKTYEENSVEEQNCRKQKEILGQDVGINIKEKVKLSAEIKHKKLNSYRADAIKFPNFGTVDLKSRNHKYSQHKSMKVHPSQEPSYKRKRMENMIGKRDPKKTKVEEERLKQSEAKNSKQLSHICMVNTDKAKKLNGENGWKLKNSLADRSVLKLQRKRARSSTISKNYFSNKEKRLDGQNKDKCSEKMFPDKNLLYLNRRNNRLKLHLQKEPKKHYLNRVAFKRMAQERIYLTKLETSPVRPVWPIKPKVSQNSPEAKRDASVSEVEKSCKLEVLEFKLCPEILFRNPATDEENLAAKNSLEREKAIVGGVKSKKEDWLKCDPVKQKKLEEISTAEDIIPLDTAIQILDGDGEALHIPTKDSKEMFQTYRKMYLEKKMQKP; via the exons atGGACTGGAATGTAAGACCACTCCAGAATGCTGATGCAAAGAAGAACCTGCAAAATGAAGAAGCATGTTACACTCAGTTGTTTTCTAATGCACATGCTTTTCCTCAGACAAATGCCTGTTCCTCTAAAAATGCATGCACTTATGCTGGAAATAACCAAATAGTGTATCTGCCAACTAGCAATGTTGCCTTCCCTCCTGTAAATACTGAAGGATTCAAAACTTCAGATCAGGCCTTACCAGGAGCATCCGTAGCTGGTAATGATATTTTTATCTCAAAATACTTGGTTGATCAACTTCCACTGTCCTGCGTACCGACAGCTCCAAAACCTCCCAATCAGACGTCACGTTTGCAGGCAGAGATGACTCAGACTTCTTGGCCAAACTCTAATGCATACATGTATTCCCTTAGAAAGTTACCTCCCTTGTCTCCTCAAATGAACGCTGGAAATAACGTGAGGAATGTGCTTCGGGAACCTCAGTATGTCACCACAAACGGTTACACTGTGCAGCCACAAATACCGCAGCGCAATTCTGTGAGAACTACAATGTTATATCAAAGTAACATTAATTCCCAGAATAATTCTGTGTCTCTTGGTACCTCTGGGCAACATGTCCAAAACCAAATATATCATCCCAACACTCAGTTTAAAGTTTTACACTCACTGAATCAAAATTCTGCAGCAAACATACAGTTGCTACAATATCGACCAAGTCAGATGGGATCAGAAGTTCCTAGCGGATGTTCTGCACCATCTTTGTTGCCTGCCAACTGTGATTCAAGAGCTGTAGCACAATCTTCAATAGGCGTACCCCAGGCAGTTCAAAATGTGCCTAATGGATACACCCTCAGCCAACAGAGGCCTCCATCAGATCCAAAAAGTGCTTCTGGTTTTAACAGCGTTCAGCAACACTGTCAGAAACAGCAATCTGGAGAAGTCAGTCAATCAGTTAGGAATGCCTGTAATTCAAGTGGAAATGTGACAGCAAATCAGCCTTTTAATGAAATGCCATCCCCTGGCATTTCCAAAGAACTGTATGATGTTGTGCAAGAAATGGAAACTCTTTCTTCGGTGGCTGCTTCAAAGCCACTGAGTGATCCTGCTTCAGTTCAGGAAAACCAGATTAGTAGTTTAGTGAATGGGCCTGTTAATTCTCAaatttcttcagcagcagcagatgggagAACAATTACAAAGGACAGACTGGCTTGGGAAGCTCAAAGGCTGTtcgctattaaaaaaaaatgtgtcctGCTTGAAAAGATGCATCATTACAGAAGAAAACTCTTAGCAGCTTCAGAACAGAAAAGTACTCCCCCGCTTCCTCCAAGTTATCAAGATACTGCTAATCGTTTTCCATGGGTGCCCAACCAAAATGTACCACCTTCCCCATCTGAAACAGCGAGGACAGAGAGTCCCATACTTCACTCTTcacctgaagaaagaaatgacaaaaacatAGCCAATGCTGGTAACAGAGGATTAGAGGTGACTCAAAGTAACCCTCAGGTGGAGCAGGGAAGCCTTTCATCAAGCTCTGCTCCTATTCCCTCTCAGAGCAAACTCCCAGCTCAATTAAATAATCCTGAGAGCACTCCCATCTCGGAACGAAGGGATGCGTATGCCTTGGGCTCTTCTCAAAAAACTGTGACATCCTTGAACAATGCTTCGTGTTTTAGTCAAGTGAATAGCTCTATCAAAATTGCATCAAAGAATGTGCCAGCTACCCCCAAGAACTCATCATTTCTTCAGTTTGTATTGAGCAGCACAAATATATTGAAAGAGAAGACAGCTGGTGCTACTGCTGATAAAATATTGACTAGTCTCCTATGTAGTGAAAAATCACTGGTAGATACATCTGTCTCGGATGGAATCTTACTAAAAGACACTAGTGAGAAGAACGTAGAAAGTTTGAAAGGTGAGCAGGCATTTATGGTTCAGACAAACTCTCCCGTATCAGAAACAACCAAATCTGGTGAGGCTAAATTCCAGAGTGACgcagctcagaaaaaaatgccatttactgaaaatacatcttttaaacAGAGCAATAATAGTTACTCTGTGGAAGAGCTAACTGCATGCCTGGGCTTGTGGAGAAAACATCCGTCGGAATCTGTAAGTGTGCAAAATAGCCAGTCAAATGAAAGCCCCACAGCAAATCAGATTTCACCTTAcagccaaaacacaaaaaacagagaacaaaataatGTTCTAGTTAGTACAGATGAAGCAATTTTGCCTATAACAACTGCTTCTGTAGGGCAAAAACTTGATACATTGAGTTGCAATTTGATAAAAAGTTTTGAACTCCAAGTTGCAGTTGTCTCTCCTTTAGTACTTTCTGAACAGAGAACACAGAGTGAGCAGGCAGGCAAATGTCCAACATCTGCAGGTAAAACCTATCCAGTGATTGACTCAGGAAGCGCACATAGCTtgcaagaaggggggaaaaatggtTTAAGTGTGGTAAATACCGATAAGGGAACAATAGAAACTGTTCAGTCGTCACCCAGTGATTGTGTTCTGGTACAGAAAGTGGACTCACATTTGCAACAGACCACATTAGCTGATGGAAACAGAATAGTAAAAAACAGCGTGAGTGCAAATGATCCGTATGATGAAAACCAAAGGAAAGTTAGTCAATCTGCACAAGATGCCAGAGAAAATCTGCAGCTTGGATTACAAAACAAGCCTTCTCTTCCTGAACTGGGCATAAATTTTTCTAGTCAAATCTTTCAAGAAGGTGTAAGAGACCATAAAGACAAGCAAGCTGTGTTAGAGACAGGAGATACATCCACAGCTGTGTTGGAAGAACAGATGTTTTGTATTTCTAGCGTATGTTCTCTTGTTGAAGGTGATACATTTTATAATCCACAAATAGCAAGTATCTTCAGGTCAGTCCCTGAGACACATGCATTAAATGGTACCTCATCAGAAGGAAATGTGTCTGACCCAAGGCAAAAGGAGCAACAGCTGGACTTGTGTAAAAGTGAGCTGAGCAATAACACTCCCCAAAATGAGAGCTTGCTGCAAAAGATGTTGGAAGAATCATCAAGCTGCATGAGTAAAGCAGGTAAGATTTTGGATGGTACCACAACTAGTCATTTGGAGAAAGAAAGCAGTGGCAATCCTCTTAAAACAGTTTCTACCTCAGAACGAAAAATGTCTTTCAATGCATCTTTCAAGCATCCTGAAAATGACTTGGAAATTCTTGCTAGTATAAACCAGGAGTTAGCTCAAAATTCGCTAGATTTCTCAATCAGCGTAACTGCTGAAACAAATGCGTTCACTGTTCCAAGAGACAACAGTAAACAAAATTGCATGCCCAGtaaaaatagcacagaaaaagaGATGAACCTTTTTGGAGCAGAACCTATTAAATGTCTAAACAATCAGCTGTCTGAACTAGTGAAAGAGTTTCCATATGGCATTGAAGGTGCTGATATGCTAACAAAAGAGCCAGCACAAAATAATTCTGCAGCTGAGTGGATGGAGAATCAACCTCAAAAAGAGACTCAAATTTGTGACAAGAATTCTCATCTGAAGGACCGAGTAGATCAGATGAAAATTGCAGTGTTAAGCTCTGATCAGATGCAAGAACTGTTCCCTGAACACAACCAGTGTTCTTCTAGTGACAGGAAGAGAATAGCGAGTCAACAGTCAGAAAAGGCTTCAGCTGAGAAGGAGAACCTTGAAGGCGGTATTCAGCCTAGTCAGAGTCTATgcgagaagaaaaaaaccccacaaaaaacctccaaccccaggaaaagaaaaaaaaaagattgttcttTAATGGGTTGGCTGTCTGTAGCATGTAAAATGCCACAGTGCACCTGTAACTTTGGAACATCTGGTTCAGAGAAAAATGATGATCAActttcaaaagctgaaaatacTAGCTCTGCAGAGAGACAAGAAAACAACAGTAAATCTGATGCCGTAATGAAGAACAAGTGTGCAGCGGGAAACCTGCCAATTTCTGAAAAAGTCCCGAACAATGTTAGCAAAAATAAAGAAGATATTTGCAAGTACACCTCTGTAATGAACAAAAAAGGTAGGTTAAAGGAGAATAATGAATACAAACCGCTTacaacacaacaggaaaaaattgaaCCACTTAATTCTTCTGAAAACCAGGATGTTGATAAATCTAAaaggagcagctggaaggaaGAGCTGCAAATCGACAGAGGAACCCCATTGTTAGGCAAAGAATTTCATTCTGACAAAAAAGAACACCAGAAAGTCTCAGAAGAGTTGTCAGAGAAAGCTGGTCATACAGATGCAGACAGCATGACAAAGTCAtccaaaaagagagagagagtcttCAAAATGGAGTCCCTTTCAAAAGGTAAAACCAAAACAGGTTTGGCCATAAAATCCAAAACAGACGTTCACAAATTTACAAAGTCAGAAACTATTGAAATAAAGCATGCTGAAGTCAATCAAggacaaaaaattaaaacctatGAAGAGAACTCAGTGGAAGAACAGAACTGTAGGAAACAGAAGGAGATACTTGGGCAAGATGTAGGAATTAACATCAAAGAGAAAGTCAAATTatcagcagaaataaaacataaaaagctGAATAGTTACCGTGCTGATGCTATAAAGTTCCCAAATTTTGGCACTGTAGACTTAAAATCAAGAAACCACAAATATTCTCAGCATAAATCTATGAAAGTTCATCCTTCACAGGAGCCGTCGTACAAACggaaaaggatggaaaatatGATTGGGAAGAGAGACCCTAAGAAAACAAAGGTGGAAGAGGAAAGATTGAAACAATCTGAAGCAAAGAATTCCAAGCAGCTTTCACATATTTGCATGGTAAATACTGACAAAGCTAAAAAATTGAATGGGGAAAATGGCTGGAAACTGAAGAATTCATTAGCAGATCGCTCTGTGctaaaactacagagaaaaaggGCTCGATCTTCTACCATCTCTAAAAACTACTTTTCTAACAAAGAGAAACGTCTTGATGGTCAAAACAAAGACAAGTGCTCTgagaaaatgtttcctgataAAAACCTGCTAtatttaaatagaagaaataacAGATTAAAATTGCATCTTCAAAAGGAACCAAAAAAACACTACCTGAACAGAGTTGCATTTAAACGTATGGCACAGGAACGCATATATCTGACAAAATTAGAGACATCTCCTGTCAGACCCGTCTGGCCTATAAAGCCCAAAGTGTCACAAAACAGCCCAGAGGCGAAAAGAGATGCTTCTGTTTCAGAAGTTGAGAAATCATGTAAACTGGAAGTACTTGAATTTAAGCTGTGTCCAGAGATACTGTTCAGAAATCCAGCCACTGATGAAGAAAACTTAGCTGCAAAGAATTCcctggaaagagagaaagccaTTGTGGGAG gtgtcaaaagtaaaaaagaagattGGTTAAAATGTGATCCAGTGAAGCAAAAAAAGCTGGAAGAGATCTCTACAG CTGAGGACATTATTCCACTTGATACAGCTATACAGATCCTGGATGGAGATGGCGAGGCTCTTCACATTCCAACCAAAGACTCAAAAGAGATGTTTCAGACCTACAGGAAAatgtatctggaaaaaaagatgcaaaagccTTGA
- the RESF1 gene encoding retroelement silencing factor 1 isoform X3: MDWNVRPLQNADAKKNLQNEEACYTQLFSNAHAFPQTNACSSKNACTYAGNNQIVYLPTSNVAFPPVNTEGFKTSDQALPGASVAGNDIFISKYLVDQLPLSCVPTAPKPPNQTSRLQAEMTQTSWPNSNAYMYSLRKLPPLSPQMNAGNNVRNVLREPQYVTTNGYTVQPQIPQRNSVRTTMLYQSNINSQNNSVSLGTSGQHVQNQIYHPNTQFKVLHSLNQNSAANIQLLQYRPSQMGSEVPSGCSAPSLLPANCDSRAVAQSSIGVPQAVQNVPNGYTLSQQRPPSDPKSASGFNSVQQHCQKQQSGEVSQSVRNACNSSGNVTANQPFNEMPSPGISKELYDVVQEMETLSSVAASKPLSDPASVQENQISSLVNGPVNSQISSAAADGRTITKDRLAWEAQRLFAIKKKCVLLEKMHHYRRKLLAASEQKSTPPLPPSYQDTANRFPWVPNQNVPPSPSETARTESPILHSSPEERNDKNIANAGNRGLEVTQSNPQVEQGSLSSSSAPIPSQSKLPAQLNNPESTPISERRDAYALGSSQKTVTSLNNASCFSQVNSSIKIASKNVPATPKNSSFLQFVLSSTNILKEKTAGATADKILTSLLCSEKSLVDTSVSDGILLKDTSEKNVESLKGEQAFMVQTNSPVSETTKSGEAKFQSDAAQKKMPFTENTSFKQSNNSYSVEELTACLGLWRKHPSESVSVQNSQSNESPTANQISPYSQNTKNREQNNVLVSTDEAILPITTASVGQKLDTLSCNLIKSFELQVAVVSPLVLSEQRTQSEQAGKCPTSAGKTYPVIDSGSAHSLQEGGKNGLSVVNTDKGTIETVQSSPSDCVLVQKVDSHLQQTTLADGNRIVKNSVSANDPYDENQRKVSQSAQDARENLQLGLQNKPSLPELGINFSSQIFQEGVRDHKDKQAVLETGDTSTAVLEEQMFCISSVCSLVEGDTFYNPQIASIFRSVPETHALNGTSSEGNVSDPRQKEQQLDLCKSELSNNTPQNESLLQKMLEESSSCMSKAGKILDGTTTSHLEKESSGNPLKTVSTSERKMSFNASFKHPENDLEILASINQELAQNSLDFSISVTAETNAFTVPRDNSKQNCMPSKNSTEKEMNLFGAEPIKCLNNQLSELVKEFPYGIEGADMLTKEPAQNNSAAEWMENQPQKETQICDKNSHLKDRVDQMKIAVLSSDQMQELFPEHNQCSSSDRKRIASQQSEKASAEKENLEGGIQPSQSLCEKKKTPQKTSNPRKRKKKDCSLMGWLSVACKMPQCTCNFGTSGSEKNDDQLSKAENTSSAERQENNSKSDAVMKNKCAAGNLPISEKVPNNVSKNKEDICKYTSVMNKKGRLKENNEYKPLTTQQEKIEPLNSSENQDVDKSKRSSWKEELQIDRGTPLLGKEFHSDKKEHQKVSEELSEKAGHTDADSMTKSSKKRERVFKMESLSKGKTKTGLAIKSKTDVHKFTKSETIEIKHAEVNQGQKIKTYEENSVEEQNCRKQKEILGQDVGINIKEKVKLSAEIKHKKLNSYRADAIKFPNFGTVDLKSRNHKYSQHKSMKVHPSQEPSYKRKRMENMIGKRDPKKTKVEEERLKQSEAKNSKQLSHICMVNTDKAKKLNGENGWKLKNSLADRSVLKLQRKRARSSTISKNYFSNKEKRLDGQNKDKCSEKMFPDKNLLYLNRRNNRLKLHLQKEPKKHYLNRVAFKRMAQERIYLTKLETSPVRPVWPIKPKVSQNSPEAKRDASVSEVEKSCKLEVLEFKLCPEILFRNPATDEENLAAKNSLEREKAIVGGVKSKKEDWLKCDPVKQKKLEEISTGVNSFNSGIFHLGILVVPSLVNLG, from the exons atGGACTGGAATGTAAGACCACTCCAGAATGCTGATGCAAAGAAGAACCTGCAAAATGAAGAAGCATGTTACACTCAGTTGTTTTCTAATGCACATGCTTTTCCTCAGACAAATGCCTGTTCCTCTAAAAATGCATGCACTTATGCTGGAAATAACCAAATAGTGTATCTGCCAACTAGCAATGTTGCCTTCCCTCCTGTAAATACTGAAGGATTCAAAACTTCAGATCAGGCCTTACCAGGAGCATCCGTAGCTGGTAATGATATTTTTATCTCAAAATACTTGGTTGATCAACTTCCACTGTCCTGCGTACCGACAGCTCCAAAACCTCCCAATCAGACGTCACGTTTGCAGGCAGAGATGACTCAGACTTCTTGGCCAAACTCTAATGCATACATGTATTCCCTTAGAAAGTTACCTCCCTTGTCTCCTCAAATGAACGCTGGAAATAACGTGAGGAATGTGCTTCGGGAACCTCAGTATGTCACCACAAACGGTTACACTGTGCAGCCACAAATACCGCAGCGCAATTCTGTGAGAACTACAATGTTATATCAAAGTAACATTAATTCCCAGAATAATTCTGTGTCTCTTGGTACCTCTGGGCAACATGTCCAAAACCAAATATATCATCCCAACACTCAGTTTAAAGTTTTACACTCACTGAATCAAAATTCTGCAGCAAACATACAGTTGCTACAATATCGACCAAGTCAGATGGGATCAGAAGTTCCTAGCGGATGTTCTGCACCATCTTTGTTGCCTGCCAACTGTGATTCAAGAGCTGTAGCACAATCTTCAATAGGCGTACCCCAGGCAGTTCAAAATGTGCCTAATGGATACACCCTCAGCCAACAGAGGCCTCCATCAGATCCAAAAAGTGCTTCTGGTTTTAACAGCGTTCAGCAACACTGTCAGAAACAGCAATCTGGAGAAGTCAGTCAATCAGTTAGGAATGCCTGTAATTCAAGTGGAAATGTGACAGCAAATCAGCCTTTTAATGAAATGCCATCCCCTGGCATTTCCAAAGAACTGTATGATGTTGTGCAAGAAATGGAAACTCTTTCTTCGGTGGCTGCTTCAAAGCCACTGAGTGATCCTGCTTCAGTTCAGGAAAACCAGATTAGTAGTTTAGTGAATGGGCCTGTTAATTCTCAaatttcttcagcagcagcagatgggagAACAATTACAAAGGACAGACTGGCTTGGGAAGCTCAAAGGCTGTtcgctattaaaaaaaaatgtgtcctGCTTGAAAAGATGCATCATTACAGAAGAAAACTCTTAGCAGCTTCAGAACAGAAAAGTACTCCCCCGCTTCCTCCAAGTTATCAAGATACTGCTAATCGTTTTCCATGGGTGCCCAACCAAAATGTACCACCTTCCCCATCTGAAACAGCGAGGACAGAGAGTCCCATACTTCACTCTTcacctgaagaaagaaatgacaaaaacatAGCCAATGCTGGTAACAGAGGATTAGAGGTGACTCAAAGTAACCCTCAGGTGGAGCAGGGAAGCCTTTCATCAAGCTCTGCTCCTATTCCCTCTCAGAGCAAACTCCCAGCTCAATTAAATAATCCTGAGAGCACTCCCATCTCGGAACGAAGGGATGCGTATGCCTTGGGCTCTTCTCAAAAAACTGTGACATCCTTGAACAATGCTTCGTGTTTTAGTCAAGTGAATAGCTCTATCAAAATTGCATCAAAGAATGTGCCAGCTACCCCCAAGAACTCATCATTTCTTCAGTTTGTATTGAGCAGCACAAATATATTGAAAGAGAAGACAGCTGGTGCTACTGCTGATAAAATATTGACTAGTCTCCTATGTAGTGAAAAATCACTGGTAGATACATCTGTCTCGGATGGAATCTTACTAAAAGACACTAGTGAGAAGAACGTAGAAAGTTTGAAAGGTGAGCAGGCATTTATGGTTCAGACAAACTCTCCCGTATCAGAAACAACCAAATCTGGTGAGGCTAAATTCCAGAGTGACgcagctcagaaaaaaatgccatttactgaaaatacatcttttaaacAGAGCAATAATAGTTACTCTGTGGAAGAGCTAACTGCATGCCTGGGCTTGTGGAGAAAACATCCGTCGGAATCTGTAAGTGTGCAAAATAGCCAGTCAAATGAAAGCCCCACAGCAAATCAGATTTCACCTTAcagccaaaacacaaaaaacagagaacaaaataatGTTCTAGTTAGTACAGATGAAGCAATTTTGCCTATAACAACTGCTTCTGTAGGGCAAAAACTTGATACATTGAGTTGCAATTTGATAAAAAGTTTTGAACTCCAAGTTGCAGTTGTCTCTCCTTTAGTACTTTCTGAACAGAGAACACAGAGTGAGCAGGCAGGCAAATGTCCAACATCTGCAGGTAAAACCTATCCAGTGATTGACTCAGGAAGCGCACATAGCTtgcaagaaggggggaaaaatggtTTAAGTGTGGTAAATACCGATAAGGGAACAATAGAAACTGTTCAGTCGTCACCCAGTGATTGTGTTCTGGTACAGAAAGTGGACTCACATTTGCAACAGACCACATTAGCTGATGGAAACAGAATAGTAAAAAACAGCGTGAGTGCAAATGATCCGTATGATGAAAACCAAAGGAAAGTTAGTCAATCTGCACAAGATGCCAGAGAAAATCTGCAGCTTGGATTACAAAACAAGCCTTCTCTTCCTGAACTGGGCATAAATTTTTCTAGTCAAATCTTTCAAGAAGGTGTAAGAGACCATAAAGACAAGCAAGCTGTGTTAGAGACAGGAGATACATCCACAGCTGTGTTGGAAGAACAGATGTTTTGTATTTCTAGCGTATGTTCTCTTGTTGAAGGTGATACATTTTATAATCCACAAATAGCAAGTATCTTCAGGTCAGTCCCTGAGACACATGCATTAAATGGTACCTCATCAGAAGGAAATGTGTCTGACCCAAGGCAAAAGGAGCAACAGCTGGACTTGTGTAAAAGTGAGCTGAGCAATAACACTCCCCAAAATGAGAGCTTGCTGCAAAAGATGTTGGAAGAATCATCAAGCTGCATGAGTAAAGCAGGTAAGATTTTGGATGGTACCACAACTAGTCATTTGGAGAAAGAAAGCAGTGGCAATCCTCTTAAAACAGTTTCTACCTCAGAACGAAAAATGTCTTTCAATGCATCTTTCAAGCATCCTGAAAATGACTTGGAAATTCTTGCTAGTATAAACCAGGAGTTAGCTCAAAATTCGCTAGATTTCTCAATCAGCGTAACTGCTGAAACAAATGCGTTCACTGTTCCAAGAGACAACAGTAAACAAAATTGCATGCCCAGtaaaaatagcacagaaaaagaGATGAACCTTTTTGGAGCAGAACCTATTAAATGTCTAAACAATCAGCTGTCTGAACTAGTGAAAGAGTTTCCATATGGCATTGAAGGTGCTGATATGCTAACAAAAGAGCCAGCACAAAATAATTCTGCAGCTGAGTGGATGGAGAATCAACCTCAAAAAGAGACTCAAATTTGTGACAAGAATTCTCATCTGAAGGACCGAGTAGATCAGATGAAAATTGCAGTGTTAAGCTCTGATCAGATGCAAGAACTGTTCCCTGAACACAACCAGTGTTCTTCTAGTGACAGGAAGAGAATAGCGAGTCAACAGTCAGAAAAGGCTTCAGCTGAGAAGGAGAACCTTGAAGGCGGTATTCAGCCTAGTCAGAGTCTATgcgagaagaaaaaaaccccacaaaaaacctccaaccccaggaaaagaaaaaaaaaagattgttcttTAATGGGTTGGCTGTCTGTAGCATGTAAAATGCCACAGTGCACCTGTAACTTTGGAACATCTGGTTCAGAGAAAAATGATGATCAActttcaaaagctgaaaatacTAGCTCTGCAGAGAGACAAGAAAACAACAGTAAATCTGATGCCGTAATGAAGAACAAGTGTGCAGCGGGAAACCTGCCAATTTCTGAAAAAGTCCCGAACAATGTTAGCAAAAATAAAGAAGATATTTGCAAGTACACCTCTGTAATGAACAAAAAAGGTAGGTTAAAGGAGAATAATGAATACAAACCGCTTacaacacaacaggaaaaaattgaaCCACTTAATTCTTCTGAAAACCAGGATGTTGATAAATCTAAaaggagcagctggaaggaaGAGCTGCAAATCGACAGAGGAACCCCATTGTTAGGCAAAGAATTTCATTCTGACAAAAAAGAACACCAGAAAGTCTCAGAAGAGTTGTCAGAGAAAGCTGGTCATACAGATGCAGACAGCATGACAAAGTCAtccaaaaagagagagagagtcttCAAAATGGAGTCCCTTTCAAAAGGTAAAACCAAAACAGGTTTGGCCATAAAATCCAAAACAGACGTTCACAAATTTACAAAGTCAGAAACTATTGAAATAAAGCATGCTGAAGTCAATCAAggacaaaaaattaaaacctatGAAGAGAACTCAGTGGAAGAACAGAACTGTAGGAAACAGAAGGAGATACTTGGGCAAGATGTAGGAATTAACATCAAAGAGAAAGTCAAATTatcagcagaaataaaacataaaaagctGAATAGTTACCGTGCTGATGCTATAAAGTTCCCAAATTTTGGCACTGTAGACTTAAAATCAAGAAACCACAAATATTCTCAGCATAAATCTATGAAAGTTCATCCTTCACAGGAGCCGTCGTACAAACggaaaaggatggaaaatatGATTGGGAAGAGAGACCCTAAGAAAACAAAGGTGGAAGAGGAAAGATTGAAACAATCTGAAGCAAAGAATTCCAAGCAGCTTTCACATATTTGCATGGTAAATACTGACAAAGCTAAAAAATTGAATGGGGAAAATGGCTGGAAACTGAAGAATTCATTAGCAGATCGCTCTGTGctaaaactacagagaaaaaggGCTCGATCTTCTACCATCTCTAAAAACTACTTTTCTAACAAAGAGAAACGTCTTGATGGTCAAAACAAAGACAAGTGCTCTgagaaaatgtttcctgataAAAACCTGCTAtatttaaatagaagaaataacAGATTAAAATTGCATCTTCAAAAGGAACCAAAAAAACACTACCTGAACAGAGTTGCATTTAAACGTATGGCACAGGAACGCATATATCTGACAAAATTAGAGACATCTCCTGTCAGACCCGTCTGGCCTATAAAGCCCAAAGTGTCACAAAACAGCCCAGAGGCGAAAAGAGATGCTTCTGTTTCAGAAGTTGAGAAATCATGTAAACTGGAAGTACTTGAATTTAAGCTGTGTCCAGAGATACTGTTCAGAAATCCAGCCACTGATGAAGAAAACTTAGCTGCAAAGAATTCcctggaaagagagaaagccaTTGTGGGAG gtgtcaaaagtaaaaaagaagattGGTTAAAATGTGATCCAGTGAAGCAAAAAAAGCTGGAAGAGATCTCTACAG GAGTCAACAGTTTCAACAGTGGCATCTTTCATCTCGGGATCTTGGTTGTTCCATCCTTGGTAAATCTTGGGTGA